One window of Centropristis striata isolate RG_2023a ecotype Rhode Island chromosome 21, C.striata_1.0, whole genome shotgun sequence genomic DNA carries:
- the LOC131959054 gene encoding tripartite motif-containing protein 16-like isoform X2: MAQKGVQLDRETFSCSICLDLLKDPVAITCGHNYCMKCIKTHWDGEDQKLVYSCPQCRKAFTTRPKLEKNTMLADLVDEMKKTGLQAAPADLCYAGPGDVACDVCTGRKLKAFKSCLQCLASYCEKHLQPHYESPPLKKHKLVEPSEKLQENICSQHDEVMKMFCRTDQKSICYLCSVDQHKGHDTVSAAAERTEKQKELEVSRQNIQQRIQDREKDVKLLQQELEAINLSADKAVEDSEKMFTELIRLMQKRSSEVKRQVRSQQETEVSGVKEVEEKLQQEIRELKRKDAELKKLSNTEDHNQFLHSYPSLSALSPSTSSIQIRPRRRFDHVTAAVSRVRDKLQDVLRDKWTDVSLTEVDVLLSDSPAEPRTRAEFLKYSCEITLDPNTASTLLLLSEGNRKATCMSNHQSYPSHPDRFTGWSQVLSRESLTGRCYWEVEWRGGGVDVAASYKNISRGEYDSGFGRNDKSWSLECHNKKNTFWYNKIETPVSGPRSSRVGVFLDHRGEDDLQHPAPPQPDLLSLCRNICSECDSELLSGRGEPEHHAGVDLHHHT; the protein is encoded by the exons atggcgcAGAAAGGAGTTCAGCTGGACCGGGAAACTTTCTCTTGttccatctgtctggatctactgaaggatccgGTGGCTATAACATGTGGACACAACTACTGTATGAAGTGTATTAAAACACACTGGGATGGAGAGGATCAGAAACTGGTCTACAGCTGCCCTCAGTGCAGGAAGGCCTTCACAACGAGGCCCAAACTggagaaaaacaccatgttagcagATTTAGTGGATGAGATGAAGAAGACTGGCCTCcaagctgctcctgctgatctCTGCTATGCTGGACCTGGagatgtggcctgtgatgtctgcactgggagaaaactgaaagcctTCAAGTCCTGTCTGCAGTGTCTGGCCTCTTACTGTGAGAAACACCTCCAGCCTCATTATGAATCACCTCCATTAAagaaacacaagctggtggagccctccgagaagctgcaggagaacatctgctctcagcacgatgaggtgatgaagatgttctGCCGTACTGATCAGAAGtctatctgttatctctgctctgtggaccaacataaaggccacgacacggtctcagctgcagcagaacggacggagaagcagaaagagctggaggtgagtcgacaaaacatccagcagagaatccaggacagagagaaagatgtgaagctgcttcaacaggagctggaggccatcaatctctctgctgataaagcagtggaggacagtgagaagatgttcactgagctgatccgtctcatgcagaaaagaagctctgaggtgaagcggcaggtcagatcccagcaggaaactgaagtgagtggagtcaaagaggtggaggagaagctgcagcaggagatcagagagctgaagaggaaagacgctgaactgaagaagctctcaaacacagaggaccacaaccagtttctccacagctacccctcactgtcagcactcagCCCGTCTACATCCAGCATCCAGATCCGTCCTCGCCGCCGCTTTGACCACGTGACAGCGGCCGTGTCACgagtcagagacaaactgcaggacgtcctgagagacaaatggacagacgtctcactgactgaagtggatgttttactgtcagattcaCCAGCAGAGCCCAGAACCAGAGCTGAGttcttaaaatattcatgtgagatcacactggatccaaacacagcaaGCACACTGCTGTTATTATCTGAGGggaacagaaaagcaacatGCATGAGTAATCATCAGTCCTATCCAAGTCACCCAGACAGATTCACTGGATGGTCTCAGGTCCTgagtagagagagtctgactggacgatgttactgggaggtggagtggagagggggaggagtTGATGTAGCAGCTTCATACAAGAACATCAGCAGAGGGGAGTATGACTCTGGATTTGGACGCAATGACAAGTCTTGGTCTTTAGAatgtcacaacaaaaaaaatacattttggtacaACAAGATCGAAACTCCCGTCTCAGGTCCTCGGTCCTCCAGAGTGGGAGTGTTCCTGGACCACAGA GGAGAAGATGATCTGCAgcatcctgctcctcctcagcctgACCTCCTGTCTCTCTG caGGAACATTTGTAGTGAATGTGACTCAGAGCTCCTATCAGGCAGAGGAGAACCAGAACATCACGCTGGAGTGGACCTTCACCACCACACCTGA
- the LOC131959054 gene encoding tripartite motif-containing protein 16-like isoform X3 has translation MAQKGVQLDRETFSCSICLDLLKDPVAITCGHNYCMKCIKTHWDGEDQKLVYSCPQCRKAFTTRPKLEKNTMLADLVDEMKKTGLQAAPADLCYAGPGDVACDVCTGRKLKAFKSCLQCLASYCEKHLQPHYESPPLKKHKLVEPSEKLQENICSQHDEVMKMFCRTDQKSICYLCSVDQHKGHDTVSAAAERTEKQKELEVSRQNIQQRIQDREKDVKLLQQELEAINLSADKAVEDSEKMFTELIRLMQKRSSEVKRQVRSQQETEVSGVKEVEEKLQQEIRELKRKDAELKKLSNTEDHNQFLHSYPSLSALSPSTSSIQIRPRRRFDHVTAAVSRVRDKLQDVLRDKWTDVSLTEVDVLLSDSPAEPRTRAEFLKYSCEITLDPNTASTLLLLSEGNRKATCMSNHQSYPSHPDRFTGWSQVLSRESLTGRCYWEVEWRGGGVDVAASYKNISRGEYDSGFGRNDKSWSLECHNKKNTFWYNKIETPVSGPRSSRVGVFLDHRVGRR, from the exons atggcgcAGAAAGGAGTTCAGCTGGACCGGGAAACTTTCTCTTGttccatctgtctggatctactgaaggatccgGTGGCTATAACATGTGGACACAACTACTGTATGAAGTGTATTAAAACACACTGGGATGGAGAGGATCAGAAACTGGTCTACAGCTGCCCTCAGTGCAGGAAGGCCTTCACAACGAGGCCCAAACTggagaaaaacaccatgttagcagATTTAGTGGATGAGATGAAGAAGACTGGCCTCcaagctgctcctgctgatctCTGCTATGCTGGACCTGGagatgtggcctgtgatgtctgcactgggagaaaactgaaagcctTCAAGTCCTGTCTGCAGTGTCTGGCCTCTTACTGTGAGAAACACCTCCAGCCTCATTATGAATCACCTCCATTAAagaaacacaagctggtggagccctccgagaagctgcaggagaacatctgctctcagcacgatgaggtgatgaagatgttctGCCGTACTGATCAGAAGtctatctgttatctctgctctgtggaccaacataaaggccacgacacggtctcagctgcagcagaacggacggagaagcagaaagagctggaggtgagtcgacaaaacatccagcagagaatccaggacagagagaaagatgtgaagctgcttcaacaggagctggaggccatcaatctctctgctgataaagcagtggaggacagtgagaagatgttcactgagctgatccgtctcatgcagaaaagaagctctgaggtgaagcggcaggtcagatcccagcaggaaactgaagtgagtggagtcaaagaggtggaggagaagctgcagcaggagatcagagagctgaagaggaaagacgctgaactgaagaagctctcaaacacagaggaccacaaccagtttctccacagctacccctcactgtcagcactcagCCCGTCTACATCCAGCATCCAGATCCGTCCTCGCCGCCGCTTTGACCACGTGACAGCGGCCGTGTCACgagtcagagacaaactgcaggacgtcctgagagacaaatggacagacgtctcactgactgaagtggatgttttactgtcagattcaCCAGCAGAGCCCAGAACCAGAGCTGAGttcttaaaatattcatgtgagatcacactggatccaaacacagcaaGCACACTGCTGTTATTATCTGAGGggaacagaaaagcaacatGCATGAGTAATCATCAGTCCTATCCAAGTCACCCAGACAGATTCACTGGATGGTCTCAGGTCCTgagtagagagagtctgactggacgatgttactgggaggtggagtggagagggggaggagtTGATGTAGCAGCTTCATACAAGAACATCAGCAGAGGGGAGTATGACTCTGGATTTGGACGCAATGACAAGTCTTGGTCTTTAGAatgtcacaacaaaaaaaatacattttggtacaACAAGATCGAAACTCCCGTCTCAGGTCCTCGGTCCTCCAGAGTGGGAGTGTTCCTGGACCACAGAGTag GGAGAAGATGA
- the LOC131959054 gene encoding tripartite motif-containing protein 16-like isoform X1, with protein sequence MAQKGVQLDRETFSCSICLDLLKDPVAITCGHNYCMKCIKTHWDGEDQKLVYSCPQCRKAFTTRPKLEKNTMLADLVDEMKKTGLQAAPADLCYAGPGDVACDVCTGRKLKAFKSCLQCLASYCEKHLQPHYESPPLKKHKLVEPSEKLQENICSQHDEVMKMFCRTDQKSICYLCSVDQHKGHDTVSAAAERTEKQKELEVSRQNIQQRIQDREKDVKLLQQELEAINLSADKAVEDSEKMFTELIRLMQKRSSEVKRQVRSQQETEVSGVKEVEEKLQQEIRELKRKDAELKKLSNTEDHNQFLHSYPSLSALSPSTSSIQIRPRRRFDHVTAAVSRVRDKLQDVLRDKWTDVSLTEVDVLLSDSPAEPRTRAEFLKYSCEITLDPNTASTLLLLSEGNRKATCMSNHQSYPSHPDRFTGWSQVLSRESLTGRCYWEVEWRGGGVDVAASYKNISRGEYDSGFGRNDKSWSLECHNKKNTFWYNKIETPVSGPRSSRVGVFLDHRGEDDLQHPAPPQPDLLSLWLVYSFTLLSTKKEKVCLLLTSPLCLLSRNICSECDSELLSGRGEPEHHAGVDLHHHT encoded by the exons atggcgcAGAAAGGAGTTCAGCTGGACCGGGAAACTTTCTCTTGttccatctgtctggatctactgaaggatccgGTGGCTATAACATGTGGACACAACTACTGTATGAAGTGTATTAAAACACACTGGGATGGAGAGGATCAGAAACTGGTCTACAGCTGCCCTCAGTGCAGGAAGGCCTTCACAACGAGGCCCAAACTggagaaaaacaccatgttagcagATTTAGTGGATGAGATGAAGAAGACTGGCCTCcaagctgctcctgctgatctCTGCTATGCTGGACCTGGagatgtggcctgtgatgtctgcactgggagaaaactgaaagcctTCAAGTCCTGTCTGCAGTGTCTGGCCTCTTACTGTGAGAAACACCTCCAGCCTCATTATGAATCACCTCCATTAAagaaacacaagctggtggagccctccgagaagctgcaggagaacatctgctctcagcacgatgaggtgatgaagatgttctGCCGTACTGATCAGAAGtctatctgttatctctgctctgtggaccaacataaaggccacgacacggtctcagctgcagcagaacggacggagaagcagaaagagctggaggtgagtcgacaaaacatccagcagagaatccaggacagagagaaagatgtgaagctgcttcaacaggagctggaggccatcaatctctctgctgataaagcagtggaggacagtgagaagatgttcactgagctgatccgtctcatgcagaaaagaagctctgaggtgaagcggcaggtcagatcccagcaggaaactgaagtgagtggagtcaaagaggtggaggagaagctgcagcaggagatcagagagctgaagaggaaagacgctgaactgaagaagctctcaaacacagaggaccacaaccagtttctccacagctacccctcactgtcagcactcagCCCGTCTACATCCAGCATCCAGATCCGTCCTCGCCGCCGCTTTGACCACGTGACAGCGGCCGTGTCACgagtcagagacaaactgcaggacgtcctgagagacaaatggacagacgtctcactgactgaagtggatgttttactgtcagattcaCCAGCAGAGCCCAGAACCAGAGCTGAGttcttaaaatattcatgtgagatcacactggatccaaacacagcaaGCACACTGCTGTTATTATCTGAGGggaacagaaaagcaacatGCATGAGTAATCATCAGTCCTATCCAAGTCACCCAGACAGATTCACTGGATGGTCTCAGGTCCTgagtagagagagtctgactggacgatgttactgggaggtggagtggagagggggaggagtTGATGTAGCAGCTTCATACAAGAACATCAGCAGAGGGGAGTATGACTCTGGATTTGGACGCAATGACAAGTCTTGGTCTTTAGAatgtcacaacaaaaaaaatacattttggtacaACAAGATCGAAACTCCCGTCTCAGGTCCTCGGTCCTCCAGAGTGGGAGTGTTCCTGGACCACAGA GGAGAAGATGATCTGCAgcatcctgctcctcctcagcctgACCTCCTGTCTCTCTGGTTAGTTTACTCcttcactttattatccacAAAGAAGGAGAAAGTCTGTCTGCTCCTcacttcccctctctgtctcctcagcaGGAACATTTGTAGTGAATGTGACTCAGAGCTCCTATCAGGCAGAGGAGAACCAGAACATCACGCTGGAGTGGACCTTCACCACCACACCTGA
- the LOC131959056 gene encoding tripartite motif-containing protein 16-like yields MAQKGVQLDRETFSCSICLDLLKDPVALSCGHNYCMKCINSHWNAEDQKPVYSCPQCRKAFRTRPKLEKNTMLADLVEQLKKTGLQAAPADLCYAGAEDVACDVCTGRKLKAFKSCLTCSVSYCEKHLQPHYDVAALSKHKLVEPSKKLQENICSQHDEVMKMFCRTDQKSICYLCSVDQHKGHDTVSAAAERTEKQKELEVSRQNIQQRIQDREKDVKLLQQELEAINLSADKAVEGSEKMYTELIHLMQKRSSEVKRQVRSQQETEVSGVKEVEEKLQQEIRELKRKDAELKKLSHTEDHNQFLQSYPSLSALSPSTSSIQIRPRRRFDHVTAAVSLVRDKLQDVLRDKWTDVSLTEVDVLLSDSPAEPTTRAEFLKYSCEITLDPNTAQTELLLSEGNRKATCMSNHQSYPSHPDRFTRWCQVLSRESLTGRCYWEVEWRGDGVDVAASYKNISRGSNDSGFGYNDKSWSLQCDNNNYTFCYNKIETPVSGPQSSRFGVYLDHRAGILSFYSVSETMTLLHRVQTTFTQPLYAGLYLGYNYGDTAEFCKLK; encoded by the coding sequence atggcgcAGAAAGGAGTTCAGCTGGACCGGGAAACTTTCTCTTGttccatctgtctggatctactgaaggatccgGTGGCTCTTTCCTGTGGACACAACTACTGTATGAAGTGTATTAACAGCCACTGGAATGCAGAGGATCAGAAACCGGTCTACAGCTGCCCTCAGTGCAGGAAGGCCTTCAGAACGAGGCCCAAACTggagaaaaacaccatgttagcagatttagtggagcagctgaagaagactggactccaagctgctcctgctgatctCTGCTATGCTGGAGCTGAagatgtggcctgtgatgtctgcactgggagaaaactgaaagccttcaagtcctgtctcacctgttcGGTCTCTTACTGCGAGAAACACCTCCAGCCTCATTATGATGTAGCTGCGTTATCCaaacacaagctggtggagccctccaagaagctgcaggagaacatctgctctcagcatgatgaggtgatgaagatgttctGCCGTACAGATCAGAAGtctatctgttatctctgctctgtggaccaacataaaggccacgacacggtctcagctgcagcagaacggacggagaagcagaaagagctggaggtgagtcgacaaaacatccagcagagaatccaggacagagagaaagatgtgaagctgcttcaacaggagctGGAGGCCATCAATCTCTCTGCTGATAAAGCAGTGGAGGGCAGTGAGAAGATGTACACTGAGCTGATCCATCTCATGCAGAAAAGAAGCTCTGAGGTGAAGCGgcaggtcagatcccagcaggaaactgaagtgagtggagtcaaagaggtggaggagaagctgcagcaggagatcagagagctgaagaggaaagacgctgaactgaagaagctctcacacacagaggatcacaaccagtttctccaaagctacccctcactgtcagcactcagCCCGTCTACATCCAGCATCCAGATCCGTCCTCGCCGCCGCTTTGACCACGTGACAGCGGCCGTGTCACTagtcagagacaaactgcaggacgtcctgagagacaaatggacagacgtctcactgactgaagtggatgttttactgtcagattcaccagcagagcccacgaccagagctgagttcttaaaatattcatgtgagatcacactggatccaaacacagcacAGACAGAGCTGTTATTATCTGAGGGGAACAGAAAAGCAACGTGCATGAGTAATCATCAGTCCTATCCAAGTCACCCAGACAGATTCACTAGATGGTGTCAGGTCCTgagtagagagagtctgactggacgatgttactgggaggtggagtggagaGGGGATGGAGTTGATGTAGCAGCTTCATACAAGAACATCAGCAGAGGGTCGAATGACTCTGGATTTGGATACAATGACAAGTCTTGGTCTTTACAATGTGACAACAACAATTATACATTTTGCTACAACAAGATCGAAACTCCCGTCTCAGGTCCTCAGTCCTCCAGATTCggagtgtacctggatcacagagcaggtattctgtccttctacagcgtctctgaaaccatgaccctcctccacagagtccagaccacgttCACTCAGCCGCTCTATGCTGGACTTTATCTTGGTTACAACTATGGAGACActgctgagttctgtaaacTCAAGTAA
- the LOC131959055 gene encoding tripartite motif-containing protein 16-like: MAQKGVQLDRETFSCSICLDLLKDPVTTTCGHSYCMKCIKTHWDEEDRKGKYSCPECRQTFTPRPVLLKNTMLAVLVDQMKKTGLQAAPADHCYAGPGDVACDICSGRKLKALKSCLTCSASYCEKHLQPHYESPPLKKHKLVEPSEKLQENICSRHDEVMKMFCRTDRQSICYLCSVDQHKGHDTVSAAAERTEKQKELEVSRQNIQQRIQDREKDVKLLQQELEAINLSADKAVEDSEKMFTELIRLMQKRSSEVKRQVRSQQETEVSGVKEVEEKLQQEIRELKRKDAELKKLSNTEDHNQFLHSYPSLSALSPSTSSIQIRPRRRFDHVTAAVSRVRDKLQDVLRDKWTDVSLTEVDVLLSDSPAEPTTRAEFLKYSCEITLDPNTAFTLLLLSEGNRKATCMSYQQSYPRHPDRFTTYIQVLSRESLTGRCYWEVEWRGNGVCVAASYKNISRGRSNDSVFGYSDKSWSLECCYNKNTFWYNNIQTPVSGPRSSRFGVYLDHRAGILSFYSVSETMTLLHRVQTTFTQPLYAGLRLGYKLGDTAEFCKLK; the protein is encoded by the coding sequence atggcgcAGAAAGGAGTTCAGCTGGACCGGGAAACTTTCTCTTGttccatctgtctggatctactgaaggatccgGTGACGACTACATGTGGACACAGCTACTGTATGAAGTGTATTAAAACACACTGGGATGAAGAGGATAGAAAGGGAAAATACAGCTGCCCTGAGTGCAGACAGACGTTCACTCCGAGGCCTGTCCtgctgaaaaacaccatgttagcagTTTTAGTGGATCAGATGAAGAAGACTGGCCTCcaagctgctcctgctgatcACTGCTATGCTGGACCTGGAGATGTGGCCTGTGATATCTGCAGCgggagaaaactgaaagccCTCAAgtcctgtctcacctgttcGGCCTCTTACTGTGAGAAACACCTCCAGCCTCATTATGAATCACCTCCATTAAagaaacacaagctggtggagccctccgagaagctgcaggagaacatctgctctcgtcacgatgaggtgatgaagatgttctGCCGGACCGATCGGCAGtctatctgttatctctgctctgtggaccaacataaaggccacgacacggtctcagctgcagcagaacggacggagaagcagaaagagctggaggtgagtcgacaaaacatccagcagagaatccaggacagagagaaagatgtgaagctgcttcaacaggagctggaggccatcaatctctctgctgataaagcagtggaggacagtgagaagatgttcactgagctgatccgtctcatgcagaaaagaagctctgaggtgaagcggcaggtcagatcccagcaggaaactgaagtgagtggagtcaaagaggtggaggagaagctgcagcaggagatcagagagctgaagaggaaagacgctgaactgaagaagctctcaaacacagaggaccacaaccagtttctccacagctacccctcactgtcagcactcagCCCGTCTACATCCAGCATCCAGATCCGTCCTCGCCGCCGATTTGACCACGTGACAGCGGCCGTGTCACgagtcagagacaaactgcaggacgtcctgagagacaaatggacagacgtctcactgactgaagtggatgttttactgtcagattcaccagcagagcccacgaccagagctgagttcttaaaatattcatgtgagatcacactggatccaaacacagcatTCACACTGCTGTTATTATCTGAGGggaacagaaaagcaacatGCATGAGTTATCAACAGTCCTATCCAAGACACCCAGACAGATTCACTACATATATTCAGGTCCTgagtagagagagtctgactggacgatgttactgggaggtggagtggagaGGGAATGGAGTTTGTGTAGCAGCTTCATACAAGAACATCAGCAGAGGGAGGTCGAATGACTCTGTATTTGGATACAGTGACAAGTCTTGGTCTTTAGAATGTTGctacaacaaaaatacattttggtacaACAATATCCAAACTCCCGTCTCAGGTCCTCGGTCCTCCAGATTCggagtgtacctggatcacagagcaggtattctgtccttctacagcgtctctgaaaccatgaccctcctccacagagtccagaccacatTCACTCAGCCGCTCTATGCTGGACTTCGGCTTGGTTACAAATTAGGAGACACTGCAGAGTTCtgtaaactcaaataa